Proteins from one Mycolicibacter virginiensis genomic window:
- the argH gene encoding argininosuccinate lyase — MSTNEGSLWGGRFAEGPSDALAALSKSTHFDWVLAPYDVAASKAHAKVLYGAGLLTTEQRDGLLAGLDSLGEDVADGSFGPLVTDEDVHGALERGLIDRVGPDLGGRLRAGRSRNDQVATLFRMWLRDAVRRVAAGVLDVVEALAHQAGAHPSAIMPGKTHLQSAQPVLLAHHLLAHAHPLLRDVDRILDFDARAAISPYGSGALAGSSLGLNPDAIAAELGFAAAADNSIDATAARDFAAEAAFVFAMIAVDLSRLAEDIILWSSTEFGYAVLHDSWSTGSSIMPQKKNPDIAELARGKSGRLIGNLTGLLATLKAQPLAYNRDLQEDKEPVFDSAAQLELLLPAMAGLVGTLRFDTERMAALAPAGYTLATDIAEWLVRQGVPFRIAHEAAGAAVKVAEQRGVGLDELTDDELAAISPDLTPQVREVLTVEGSVGSRGARGGTAPVRVAEQLAAVHEAVSQARRRTAGDQR, encoded by the coding sequence ATGAGCACCAATGAGGGATCACTGTGGGGCGGACGGTTCGCCGAAGGACCGTCCGACGCGCTGGCGGCGCTGAGCAAATCCACCCACTTCGACTGGGTGCTGGCGCCCTACGACGTGGCCGCGTCCAAGGCGCACGCGAAGGTGCTCTACGGCGCCGGGCTGCTCACCACCGAGCAGCGTGACGGCCTGCTGGCCGGCCTGGACAGCCTCGGCGAAGACGTCGCCGACGGCAGCTTCGGGCCGCTGGTCACCGACGAGGACGTGCACGGCGCGCTGGAGCGTGGCCTGATCGACCGGGTCGGGCCCGATCTGGGCGGCCGGCTGCGTGCCGGGCGCTCGCGAAACGATCAGGTGGCCACGCTGTTTCGGATGTGGCTGCGTGACGCGGTCCGCCGGGTGGCGGCCGGGGTGCTCGACGTGGTCGAGGCGCTGGCCCACCAGGCAGGCGCCCACCCGAGCGCGATCATGCCGGGCAAGACGCACCTGCAGTCGGCGCAGCCGGTGCTGCTGGCCCACCACCTGCTGGCCCATGCCCACCCGCTGCTGCGCGACGTGGACCGGATCCTCGACTTCGACGCCCGCGCCGCGATCTCGCCTTACGGGTCGGGCGCGCTGGCCGGCTCGTCGCTGGGCCTGAACCCGGACGCCATCGCCGCCGAACTCGGCTTCGCCGCCGCCGCGGACAACTCGATCGACGCCACCGCCGCCCGCGACTTCGCCGCCGAGGCCGCGTTCGTGTTCGCGATGATCGCCGTCGACCTGTCCCGGCTGGCCGAAGACATCATCTTGTGGAGTTCAACGGAATTCGGCTACGCGGTGCTGCACGACTCCTGGTCGACCGGCAGCTCGATCATGCCGCAGAAGAAGAACCCCGACATCGCCGAGCTGGCTCGCGGGAAGTCCGGCCGGTTGATCGGCAACCTGACCGGCCTGTTGGCGACGCTCAAGGCCCAGCCGCTGGCCTACAACCGGGACCTGCAGGAGGACAAGGAGCCGGTGTTCGACTCGGCGGCTCAGCTGGAGCTGCTGTTGCCGGCGATGGCCGGGCTGGTCGGCACCCTGCGGTTCGACACCGAGCGGATGGCCGCGCTGGCACCGGCCGGCTACACCCTGGCCACTGACATCGCCGAATGGCTGGTGCGCCAAGGAGTTCCGTTCCGCATCGCGCACGAAGCGGCCGGCGCAGCGGTGAAGGTCGCCGAGCAGCGCGGCGTCGGCCTGGACGAGCTGACCGACGACGAGCTGGCTGCCATCAGCCCGGACCTCACCCCGCAGGTGCGCGAGGTGCTGACGGTCGAGGGCTCGGTGGGCTCTCGTGGCGCCCGGGGCGGTACCGCACCGGTGCGAGTGGCCGAGCAGCTGGCAGCGGTCCACGAAGCCGTCAGCCAGGCGCGCCGTCGGACAGCCGGAGATCAGCGGTAG
- a CDS encoding heme oxygenase (biliverdin-producing): MPLKAPVDPDAVRSLSTAMREGSQAAHDAAEASPFVSELMGGKVNEQGYVDYLLRLRMVYAVLEAAVRANRDDALVASVYDPALERLAAIEADLEFWAGGAVAEVDSPAAQAYCDRIAAASTSELLAHHYTRYLGDLSGGQAIGRVLDRTFELGGAGLSFYEFPVRAKPYKDAYRARLDELGLEPDEIARVVDEVRHAFGLNQDLFDELADNLASYYR, encoded by the coding sequence ATGCCGCTGAAGGCCCCGGTTGACCCCGATGCCGTCCGATCGTTGTCCACCGCCATGCGGGAAGGATCGCAGGCGGCGCACGACGCCGCCGAGGCCTCGCCGTTTGTGTCAGAACTGATGGGCGGCAAGGTCAACGAACAGGGCTACGTCGATTACCTGTTGCGGTTGCGGATGGTCTACGCCGTGCTGGAGGCCGCGGTACGGGCGAACCGCGACGACGCTCTCGTCGCATCGGTGTACGACCCCGCGCTGGAACGGCTCGCAGCGATCGAGGCCGACCTGGAGTTCTGGGCCGGCGGAGCCGTCGCGGAGGTCGATTCGCCTGCCGCCCAGGCGTACTGCGACCGGATTGCCGCGGCCTCGACCAGCGAGTTGCTGGCCCACCACTACACGCGCTACCTGGGTGACCTCTCCGGCGGCCAGGCGATCGGACGCGTATTGGACCGCACGTTCGAGCTCGGCGGCGCCGGCCTGTCGTTCTACGAGTTCCCGGTGCGGGCGAAGCCGTACAAGGACGCCTACCGTGCCCGCCTCGACGAGCTCGGGCTGGAGCCCGACGAAATCGCTCGCGTGGTCGATGAGGTCAGGCACGCATTCGGACTCAACCAGGACTTGTTCGACGAACTGGCCGACAACCTGGCGTCGTACTACCGCTGA